In Fusarium fujikuroi IMI 58289 draft genome, chromosome FFUJ_chr08, one genomic interval encodes:
- a CDS encoding related to N-acetyltransferase, GNAT family: protein MPDLHFRIATEDDAPRLQELIEAAFRFTDAHIDWVGSPELAATFNIDISVIIDRITSNDSKFLVASDTPNGPITGCVNVMRKAPDYGRLCLLAVDPTLQRGGLGRQLVAYGEDYLTKDFGVGKIGLNALHTRKNLIKWYEKLGYVRTGEMTTIPLERFESDTTIVLTELDKTVA, encoded by the coding sequence ATGCCTGACTTACACTTTCGCATTGCCACTGAGGATGATGCCCCTCGTCTTCAAGAGCTCATCGAAGCAGCGTTCCGCTTCACAGACGCTCACATCGACTGGGTCGGATCTCCCGAATTGGCTGCAACATTCAATATCGACATATCCGTCATTATCGACAGGATCACTTCAAATGATAGTAAATTCCTGGTCGCCAGCGACACCCCTAACGGCCCTATAACCGGGTGCGTCAACGTTATGAGAAAGGCCCCCGATTACGGTCGTTTGTGTCTCTTAGCTGTCGACCCGACACTGCAGCGGGGAGGTCTGGGTAGACAGCTTGTTGCATATGGGGAAGATTATCTCACGAAGGATTTTGGTGTTGGCAAGATTGGGTTGAATGCACTGCATACAAGAAAGAACCTCATTAAGTGGTATGAGAAGTTGGGGTATGTTAGGACGGGGGAGATGACCACGATTCCGCTTGAGAGGTTTGAATCGGACACGACTATTGTGTTGACCGAGTTGGATAAGACTGTTGCTTGA
- a CDS encoding related to Na+/H+-exchanging protein, with protein MSGNLWSIPLQTTNFNIVVAFLGGFISVFGLVSYLLKENYYLSEALISLLAGVAFGPHGANFIRPKDYAECAEFPESCDFDLNAITLNFSRLVLGVQLVLAGVQLPSKYLVREWKSLSLLLGPGMTCMWLATSLLVWALAGQPPFLHALAIGACVTPTDPVLSAVIVKGKFADHNIPQDLQYLITAESGANDGLGYPFLFLALYLIKFTGAGATSGGAADAMGLWFGMTWGYTILLSVIYGAVVGWVGKELLHFAEKHNYVDRESFLVFAIALALFVLGTCGMVGTDDVLACFIAGNTFTWDDWFRLETKDDSLQPTIDMLLNVTIFLWYGAYIPWRDFHDNSVIPLWQLVVLGICVLVLRRLPWVFGMHKWIHQIEEVKQAIFVGFFGPIGVSAVFYLFISLEFIEKHLSNEDGRPRSDVKNLGDQTRIIVWFLAVCSIIVHGLSIPVGKLGFHAPRTLSRVVSESLSDAPAGGRRRNIPFIGRYFFGPDKKDARPPTGPIVITGAQRMRSELPVHAGDETPPIRREIQFADEVR; from the exons ATGTCTGGAAACCTATGGTCAATCCCTCTCCAAACCACAAACTTCAACATAGTCGTCGCCTTTCTCGGCGGTTTCATATCAGTCTTCGGCCTCGTATCGTACCTCCTCAAAGAAAACTACTATCTCTCCGAAGCCC TTATCTCTCTCTTGGCAGGCGTTGCATTTGGTCCTCATGGCGCAAACTTCATTCGTCCAAAGGACTACGCCGAGTGCGCCGAGTTTCCTGAGTCGTGCGATTTTGACCTCAATGCTATAACGCTCAACTTTAGCCGCCTGGTTCTCGGTGTGCAGCTTGTCCTTGCAGGCGTGCAGTTGCCGAGTAAATATCTCGTGAGAGAATGGAAATCACTTAGTTTGCTGCTTGGGCCTGGTATGACTTGTATGTGGCTTGCCACGAGTCTGCTTGTATGGGCGCTTGCAGGCCAGCCGCCGTTTTTACATGCCCTTGCTATTGGAGCCTGCGTCACACCCACAGATCCTGTTCTCAGTGCAGTTATTGTCAAGGGAAAGTTTGCGGATCATAACATTCCGCAGGATCTTCAGTATCTCATCACTGCTGAGTCAGGTGCCAACGATGGACTGGGCTATCcgtttctcttcttggcgCTCTATCTCATCAAGTTCACAGGTGCTGGCGCCACATCTGGTGGAGCAGCTGATGCTATGGGGCTGTGGTTTGGTATGACCTGGGGTTATACCATCCTTCTCAGTGTAATCTACGGCGCTGTCGTGGGATGGGTCGGAAAAGAGCTGCTTCACTTTGCTGAAAAGCATAACTACGTTGATCGCGAAagcttcctcgtcttcgccaTCGCCCTAGCACTCTTCGTCCTAGGAACATGCGGTATGGTCGGTACAGACGATGTCCTGGCATGCTTCATCGCCGGTAACACATTCACATGGGACGACTGGTTCCGTCTCGAGACGAAAGACGACTCTCTCCAACCTACAATCGACATGCTCCTCAATGTCACCATATTTCTCTGGTACGGAGCCTACATCCCCTGGAGAGACTTCCACGACAACTCTGTTATTCCTCTGTGGCAGCTTGTCGTTCTGGGGATTTGTGTTCTGGTTCTGAGGCGACTCCCGTGGGTGTTTGGCATGCACAAGTGGATTCATCAGATCGAGGAGGTCAAGCAGGCTATCTTCGTAGGCTTCTTTGGACCGATTGGTGTTTCGGCAGTATTTTATCTCTTCATCAGCCTGGAGTTCATCGAGAAACATCTTAGTAATGAGGATGGCCGTCCGAGGAGCGATGTTAAGAATCTTGGAGACCAGACGCGGATCATCGTCTGGTTCCTTGCAGTTTGCAGTATT ATCGTTCATGGCTTGAGTATCCCAGTTGGAAAACTGGGCTTCCACGCACCCAGGACATTGAGCCGTGTGGTCAGCGAAAGTCTGAGCGATGCTCCAGCGGGTGGACGTCGACGAAACATCCCCTTCATCGGGAGGTATTTCTTTGGACCAGATAAGAAAGATGCACGTCCGCCTACTGGTCCAATTGTCATTACTGGTGCTCAAAGAATGCGCTCAGAGCTACCGGTCCATGCTGGGGATGAGACACCTCCAATTAGACGAGAGATACAGTTCGCCGATGAGGTGAGATAA
- a CDS encoding related to purine-cytosine permease — MATKTEQAPERSMPPDDDHSDVESLKAAALFHKALRMGRVEEKGIQPIPLEERTVTRFYNIFTVWASINSNILGITFGMLGPLVYGLSLRDSALIILFFCLFSTIGPAYLATFGPKTGMRQMIQARYSFGRYLVSIPVLLNLATLTGFMVIIFVVGGQCLSAVSSGHLSPDVGIVIIGILSLFISFCGFKVLHYYETYAFIPAIIAITIATGCGGSELSKQAPPAAPATAAAVLSFGMIVASYMIPWAAIASDLTTYFDPKVPSWRVFAYSYLGLVTPTILLMVLGAAIAGALPNVPEWSEAYGETAVGGVLAAMLSSAGGFGKFVVVILSLTLLGNTGGTMYAITLNFQTLIPGLIKIPRYAFAIVVTVIVIPTAIRAQRDFFVNLENFVALIGYWSASFIGIVSVEHLVFRKGRWEAYDHAIWNVASELPLGIAAIAAGTICYALVVPCMAQAWWTGPIAKTTGDIGFEIAFVMSSLFYIPFRWLEKRMSGR, encoded by the exons ATGGCGACAAAAACAGAACAAGCTCCAGAGAGGAGCATGCCTCCCGATGATGATCACAGCGATGTCGAGAGTCTCAAGGCGGCGGCTCTTTTCCACAAAGCTTTGCGCATGGGAAGAGTTGAGGAGAAGGGTATTCAGCCCATTCCCCTTGAAGAGCGCACCGTAACACGCTTTTACAACATTTTCACGGTCTGGGCGTCTATCAACTCTAATATCCTTGG TATCACTTTTGGCATGCTGGGGCCACTGGTGTACGgcctgagcttgagagaCTCTGcgctcatcatcctcttcttctgcctcttctcaaCTATCGGACCTGCTTATCTTGCTACGTTTGGCCCCAAAACGGGAATGAGACAGATGATTCAGGCGAGATATAGTTTTGGTCGATATCTCGTCTCTAttcctgttcttctcaaccttgccacTCTGACTGGTTTCATGGTCATCATCTTTGTCGTCGGTGGACAGTGTCTCTCTGCTGTATCAAGCGGCCACTTGAGCCCTGATGTCGGCATTGTCATTATTGGCATTTTGTCGCTGTTTATTTCGTTCTGTGGATTTAAGGTTCTGCATTACTACGAGACTTATGCTTTCATCcccgccatcatcgccatcaccattgcGACAGGATGTGGTGGCTCTGAGCTTTCCAAGCAGGCTCCTCCTGCGGCACCAGCGACTGCAGCAGCAGTTCTCAGCTTTGGGATGATTGTTGCGAGTTACATGATCCCTTGGGCAGCCATCGCAAGCGATCTTACGACATATTTCGATCCCAAGGTCCCCTCGTGGCGGGTCTTTGCGTACAGTTACCTCGGCCTCGTCACACCCACCATTCTCCTCATGGTTCTCGGAGCTGCCATCGCTGGAGCTCTTCCAAATGTTCCCGAGTGGTCAGAAGCTTATGGTGAAACAGCAGTCGGAGGCGTTCTCGCAGCCATGCTTTCTAGCGCCGGTGGCTTTGGAAAGTTTGTGGTTGTTATTCTCTCGCTCACTCTGTTGGGTAACACTGGCGGTACAATGTACGCCATTACACTCAACTTCCAGACTCTTATTCCTGGCTTGATCAAGATTCCCCGCTACGCCTTCGCCATTGTCGTtaccgtcatcgtcatccccACAGCTATACGAGCTCAGCGCGATTTCTtcgtcaaccttgagaaCTTTGTCGCTCTTATCGGTTACTGGTCTGCATCTTTCATCGGAATTGTTTCAGTTGAGCATCTTGTCTTTCGAAAGGGCCGCTGGGAAGCTTACGATCATGCTATCTGGAACGTTGCGTCTGAACTACCCCTTGGTATTGCGGCCATCGCTGCGGGCACTATTTGCTACGCGCTCGTTGTGCCCTGCATGGCGCAAGCTTGGTGGACTGGTCCAATTGCAAAGACGACTGGCGATATTGGCTTTGAGATTGCGTTTGTCATGAGTTCCTTGTTCTACATACCCTTCCGATGGTTGGAAAAGCGCATGTCGGGGAGGTAA